A stretch of DNA from Falco biarmicus isolate bFalBia1 chromosome 6, bFalBia1.pri, whole genome shotgun sequence:
GGCCTTTAACATTATGCTGTTTATCACTTAAGGCAACTCCAGGAGTCTATAATCCTACCTTTGAAAGTCACCTGTAACTGGTACTTGAAATCAGtagtaatcttttttttagtGGAGACTGAGCCTCCATGGGTTACAATGGGTATAAGGTAACCAGCTTCTGCTGGTTTGCTCAAAGAGCCTAACATTAAAATCCTGAAGAGCTAATCCCTTTGCATTCTTTCAGAGACAAGACTGAATAAGCATTCCTCCCTGGGTGGAATACACAGTTCCTATGCTATTCTCCCTATTTCCTTACTTTTTGTCAACACTGTTGAGACTGCCTATTAGATTACAAAAGCTGCACACAGCAAGATGAGTTAACAGCCAGCTACACCAACTGTGATTGTATTGCTTTCTCTAGGCAGTACAGCTGAGCCGAAGTGTCAAGAGATTATTGTAACAAGTATTGCTCTGCAGTAAGACAATACGTAACAGCTTATATTGCATTAAGTAATTGGTTAAGTCAGCTGTTGTATCCTGCAAGCACCATCCACACTCACCAGGAGAGGCTTCACCAAGATGGATTTTATAGACTGAGAATTTGCCACACGAGGGGCAGACATTTCTTTCACATGCGTTAATACAGACTGTTTGGTATTACTCTTCCTGCACCCAAATCCTAATTTTTACTTGATCCTCTAAGAACGTTCCCTTTTTGACATTAAGAAAGCTTGGTCACTTACACAGGTTAAGAGAATGTAGTACTGTTCCACTAGTCCAGCTGGAACAAGGTTCAGTTAATGTGCTTCTTACGGCAAGGTGGGGAAAGACTTGCAATTCTGACTGTCTGCCATTCTCCAGGCAAGGACATGGAAATAGCTGCTAATGTAAGCTCTCAGAGGCTCTCACGTAGCTTACGCAGTTTAGTGTTTTACCTATAGAAGCAGAATTCCCACTTCACTTTGACCATGCTTATGTAACAGTTAAGCTTAGCTACTGTTTCAGTGTTGttgctgccttccctcctcctctttgttGCCTTTCACCACTCAGTTCTTCTCAGCACTGGCTCTTGCCCAACTACACGAGAGGCAGTTTCAGGGAACCTGCGCTAAGAAGTCAGTAGCTTAGATTGATTGCTTCAGCTTCCCCCACTTAGTTTCAGATGCCATGGAATGGGGAAGGCAGAATCAgaccaaaccagaaaaatgaacagcaaCATACAGAACCTCAAGAACCTTAAGCAGCACCCGCTTAAGATTCCCAAACTGGGAACTTTCCAATTACTAATTAGAATGCACCATTTGAATTTAGTATTGATTACCAAGTCCCATTAATTTCTTAGGCTACCAGAACCAGAATTTCTCAAGATCAAAACTACTTCTGTTTCAAAGCGGTTTTAAAAGGCTTGTGCTGAAACTACCATGTTAAGTCTAAACGGCCAACTTTTTAATTCTGTCCAccacaaaaaagcagcagctgctttacTAGTTGcaattcccactgaaatcatTCCATTACTCCAGTTCTCTTACCTGTGCAAGTTTTGCCTGCTCCAGGAGAGCCTGATTTTGGTCTAGAGAGTTCACAGCCCCTGTTACAGAAAGGTTTAAGTCACTTAAATTTCATACCTGAGAAACTCATTAATCCCTTGCTCGCTGAATGATCCTTTCAGAAGGGCAAATTTCATCTTCCGAGCATTAACAGCTGCCATTGCTGGATAGCCAAAGCCTCCAATCCCTAAAGAGCTCTCAAGATCTGACTGAGCACCTGCTTCTGCCCACAGCCACCTtgaggaaaagacaaaatagaaaatgcatAATTAGGATACACACTACAATCATTTGAAGTCACACATACCCTGCAATTCTGCAGAGGTCAAGTTGGGCTCTGAACTGCCCTTGACTGTGTCAACAGTTACCGAAGCCAGCAGGGAATAGCAGCGGAGTCTCAATCTTGAACAATTCAACAGAAGAAAGCCCCTCCCTCAACAGCACCTCTaggccagccccacagccactGAAAGCTGGATCAGAAGAACAGCCATGGAAGACAGTCCAGGGGAAGAAGTTACCAATCTGAACAAATTGCTACACTTATGCCTATATCAGCCATTTTAAACCTTGCTTAAAGTCACAGAACTGAACATGACAAAGTACTGCCCAAATCCCACTGTAGAGGATTCCTGGCCTAAGACTGCAAGACCTGTATTTCACTCTGTATTTGTTCCTCATTGGTCAGGTCTCAGTTCCTCTAATGCTTAGAAAGTCCCCTGAGGAACCTCTGGAATCAGCCAGTCTCATAGCTTCCCCCCACTCCCGGCAGGCTTTCATGCCATTTTGACCCCTTTTCACAGCAGTGTGTCAGAACAGCTTTTACTTCCCAGAGATCCTAACCTCAATACTTGAGTGGAGGGGGAGAAGAGGCAAAGCCTGCTGGCCTGTTTCTTTGACAGCATGAAACTTGTTAATAAACTGCATGTAggtcccaccccccccccaccccccccgagAATTCAGTCATAATGGCAGACCCACCTACCAGCAAGGCTCTAAAAAAACTGGATAAACActgccttaaaatattttagcattcAGGACAAAAGACTGTTAATCTGACCTCATTAATGCTTAGTTATCACTTGTAAATGCATGATTTGAAAGgtggatgaaaagaaaacaaatcaacagTTTATTATAAAACCACAGCACCCCCTCCCACAGCACAGTTAGTGAAATACCAAGATACACTAACCTGAACAAGGAACAGCTCTTATCTGCAGTTAAATCGTTATCATACAAATTCCATCCTGTTACCTCTAAACATGCTCACATCTTTCCTAAGACAACCACTCTGCAATGACACTTACCCCCACatcttctttttgtatttttcagccATTTTTAACATGACATCCAGGTAAGAATTCCTCCCCGAAGCTCCTGTTTGTTAGACAATTGGACAAGTTAAAACACACAACTACATGCTCTAAGTGACAAATTCATATAGAAGTCTGTCTGCTGGCTTGCATGTCTACCTGTGTCAAGAATATGAGGCAGAACAGAAATGATGCAGAGCTGATGAGCATCACAGGTACTCTTCAGAACATCTTCACTAATTATCTAGAAGAAAGTAGCAGAAAGTCAATGAGATTAAGACCTGGTTAACCAGCTATGACTGCAGTTCCCTCCGACAGCCTATCAACTTCATCCTAGAAGGCAGTAAGTGCTGAAGCAATTTGACACAGAAGCTTACAAGCCTCTCCCACTTCACTCGTCCCCCctcaaaacacaaaactaaTTAGAAAGTTCACAACATCTTCTGTTAAGACTTGCAGCAACAAGTAAGCAAGCAGTACCAAATACGGCTTAGAGAGAGCACAGTAAGATGCCATTTCTTGCTCAAAATCACACCATCTGTGGACCAGGGCTAGAAATAGCACACAGACCTATGCATGTGCCTGTAGGTTTCATTCACGGCACTGCTAGCCTGAGGTCAGCCAGCACGGCGTAGCATTTGCTGAAGATCGGGACACTTCATCACCATTAATAGATCAGTAACAGTTTTGTGTTATCTACCTTAAAAAATGATCAACCTGTTTTTTAACATCAGTCATCTGCAAAATTGGTGTACCCCTGCCAGTAAAAATTTCAAAGCAGGCAGCCCCAATATATCAGTTGTATACAAGTACTACTGTACTAACATTATGTACATTATaaagaatacagaagaaattttaaaattatgacaTATGAAATAaacaccattttaaaatatctgtaagtTCATTAATAggcaaacattttcttcctcctgcaccTCAGTGGGCTGTCTTGCATGCACCCCACTTTGTGGGCAACTGATCACCATTTTAAACCTACCAACATCAACCTGAGACTAGAAGTCACCATAGAGAGGGTGCAATTTTTGGACCACAAGCACCTCCCAATGATGGCTTCAAATGACAACACCCTGCCCTCTTGTAAGAAAAAAGGATGGGGCACAGAATCCTACTTTTTCACTTATTCCTCAAGAGAGAATCCCTGGTACCGTACCACCCTGTCAGTGCCTTCACTGTGACTGAAAGATGATCAGAATTGATAATCACAAATTCACAGTAAAAGTTAGACAACAGAAAGCTGAATGATCAGACTCGTCATCCTTGACTTTCTGCTGTAAAACAGTGCACAAGCACCACACCTAGgctgttttatttacagttaaCAGTCCTGTAAAAACTGCTTCAAAGGACatgatggaaagaaaagcagtttgagAGAATGATGTAGAGGTACCTCCAGGAGCTCAGGTGGTGGTGCATTATCAGAAAACAGATCCAGAGCACGAGCAATGATATCAGATCTAGTTCTTCCACCATCATAATCAACAGGGTCTTCTCCTTTCTGGAAGATTTTAATGGTAGGAAATCCACGAATCTGCAAGGCAATTTTAAGTCATCAGCTCaaataaatctgaatatttATGACAGAAGTTATCTGCTACTCTGACATGTTCTAGATTGAAAGAGAGGGAAGACATTTAACATCTACGTGAAGACTCACATAGCCTTATGACATAACTTGAACATTTTGTAGCTTCCAACTTGTGCAAACAATTCAAAACAAGGTTAACATGCTGAAACACTGTTTCAAGTTTCAGGCCTGATGAATCAGCCATGGTCTCATCACGGTTTAGGTCCACCAAACACTGCAGGTTTAAGTACCATGAGGACTATCTTCGTACTTTGCATTTATTAGACATTAGTTTCCCCATTTGGGGTGTGTGTAGGGGTGGTCAGCACACCTTCAGCTCCCTTACTGTATTACAGAGTACCTGTTCACTTTGGGCACGCAGCATAGCTGACCTGGGCAGCTAATATTGTTGGAACGATCCCAAATAACTGGCTCCCAGATGTACAGGTATGCGTGGGTTCTGcagatgcccagccagcatACCAGCAGTCTGAAAGGAGACACCTCTCACTTCAGATGATAAAGCCATACAAGATCTTATGAAATAAACAGCCTTTTTAATCAGCATTAtccagatttatttcttttctcttaccATTTATATTGTTACTAACATTCAGGAATGATTGATTTGTGGAAAAATGGTATGTGTCACGTAAGTGTTTTGTGCTAAAAGTAACGTTAAGTGGTACTACATTAAGGAACAGTTCAGTAATTAAAGGGAAATACGACTTACTAGAGATGGAAGGGAAACTGCAACCACTGCAGAGCACACTCACCCCGTATCGGCTTGCCAGCATCTGATTGACTGTTGCATCTACTGCAGCCAGCtttacttttccctttgtttgTTCCTTCACctcagtggcagcagctgcccattCTGGctccagactgaaaaaaacaaagagtaTGAGCACTCTGAGCTCTCTCCGAGCTAGCAAATGCATAACACATGCCAACATTATGTAGCATACTccactcaggaaaaaaataaaatctctgtaaAGAATGACAGCTGGGAAGGTTATTCCAAATGAGACTGAAAACCTCCATCTGAAGGAATGAAAAGGTTAATATAACTTCTGGTTCTTATTTCCATTGGTAACTAGGAATTTTAGTAAGGAAGaatgcagccagagcagcaccaAGGTGCCCCGAGCAGAAGCCcatgtatttttgaaaaccCCACTTCTGATATACCAGAGATGCAAGGTGTCTTTTAGGGGATTAAGGCTATTGCACAAACACAAGCATTAATGGGAACTGAACTGCCAAAGAAAAGCCTCATTTACTTTTTGCAGTGCCCACACCACGGGGCATAAAACTCCACCATCCACACATCATCGCTATTTATGACGTTCTTATCAAAGCTGTCATCAGTCAACTCAATCACATCCTTCTTATCTCCACCTCCACTCTCTCGGCTCTGCAAGAAACAAACAGACCCTCACATAAGTAACCAAAAATAAGCTCGCTTGTGTGTCACGTCATACCAAATGGCTTTTATTTGAATAAGATACAAACCAGGCAGTATTAGGTCATAcaacttttccatttcagaactGACAATACACACTGTCTACTCCCACAgcactttcagaaaacagcaagtgAACCTTCTCTTAAAGGGAAATCAGGTCAAACTGACAAACAAGAAGATACAGGAACACTTCCCCAGTTCTTCATGCTCTATCTATCCAAGAACAAAGTGCTCTCCAACCCTCAAAATCTACTGTGCCCTGGTTTCCAGGCAAAAGAAACATGAGAGTGCAATACACACTACAGGGTACTGTCCACGCAGGTCTTCCATCTGGCCAACCTGAGGACGTCAGAGTACTTGCTCCCTTATTTAGAAACAGCAGTAGGAGCTAGAAGCTTCTCTATTTAACTTCAGGGAGAACTCCAGCAAGCCAACTTCAGAAGAACActaccaaattaaaaaaaaccttcatcCATCTACCTTAGACTAGGCAAACGGTACTTCAACCAGCTGGAGAACGGGGCTAACAGGGACCTCAGAGTTCAAAGGGACACACACCTGGGGAATAAAAACCCCATGTACTAGTACATGCCGAGGACTGACTAGCCAGAAATCAGCTTTACAGAGGGAACCTTGGGGGACCTGGTGGACAAGTTGGACATAAGCCAGCAATGCACCCCTGTggcaaaggcagccaacagccTCCTGAGCTGCACTAGGCAGAGTTGCCAGCAGGTCTGAGGAGGCGatctttcccctctgctcagcactgtgaaacacctggagtgctggcaCTCCCCAGTATAAGAGACATGCAAACACTGGTGAAAGTCCAGCCAAGGGTCAAAGCTGATTAAGGGCTCTGAGCAT
This window harbors:
- the PDIA6 gene encoding protein disulfide-isomerase A6; its protein translation is MGVCAAGRLWWGIVSCTLFLAVNGLYSASDDVIELTPTNFNKEVIQSESVWLVEFYAPWCGHCQRLTPEWKKAATALKGVVKVGAVDADKHQSLGGQYGVRGFPTIKIFGANKNKAEDYQGGRTSDAIVDAALSAVRSLVKERLSGRSGGYSSGKQSRESGGGDKKDVIELTDDSFDKNVINSDDVWMVEFYAPWCGHCKNLEPEWAAAATEVKEQTKGKVKLAAVDATVNQMLASRYGIRGFPTIKIFQKGEDPVDYDGGRTRSDIIARALDLFSDNAPPPELLEIISEDVLKSTCDAHQLCIISVLPHILDTGASGRNSYLDVMLKMAEKYKKKMWGWLWAEAGAQSDLESSLGIGGFGYPAMAAVNARKMKFALLKGSFSEQGINEFLRELSVGRGSTAPVGGGAFPKIHSVEPWDGKDGELPVEDDIDLSDVDLDDWDKDEL